A genome region from Candidatus Latescibacter sp. includes the following:
- the rpsQ gene encoding 30S ribosomal protein S17, translating into MTEERAHRKVRLGRVTSDASNKTITVSVARTVRHPLYGRVVRKNKKLMAHDEKNDAHIGDLVEVMETRPLSKTKRWRLVRVMERAK; encoded by the coding sequence ATGACAGAAGAAAGAGCACACAGAAAAGTCAGGTTGGGGCGGGTTACAAGCGATGCGAGCAACAAGACCATTACAGTCTCGGTTGCGCGTACCGTTCGTCATCCCCTTTATGGACGGGTAGTGAGAAAAAATAAAAAACTGATGGCGCACGACGAAAAAAACGATGCTCATATCGGAGATCTCGTCGAAGTGATGGAGACGAGGCCGCTTTCCAAAACCAAGCGCTGGCGGCTGGTCCGGGTTATGGAGCGGGCTAAATAA
- the rpmC gene encoding 50S ribosomal protein L29 — protein sequence MKPRAIREKILDEVKHDLLAAEENLRTLKFQLVTSQLEKTSQIRIIKREIARLKTVIREHELGIHTVGAPVHAPESSR from the coding sequence ATGAAACCTCGGGCGATTCGTGAAAAGATACTGGATGAGGTCAAGCATGATCTTTTGGCCGCAGAAGAGAATTTGAGAACCCTCAAGTTTCAACTGGTGACCTCCCAGCTTGAAAAGACCTCGCAGATCCGCATAATCAAACGTGAGATAGCCAGGTTAAAAACTGTTATTCGGGAACACGAACTGGGAATCCACACGGTGGGCGCTCCTGTACATGCTCCTGAAAGCAGCCGGTAA
- the rplP gene encoding 50S ribosomal protein L16, translated as MLMPKRVKHRKEQRGRMRGIAYRGRDVSFGEYGLAALEPGWITDRQIEAARVAITRHVKRSGRVWIRIFPAKPVTVKPAETRMGKGKGAPDHWVAVVKPGRVLFEMEGVDISVAKEAMRLASHKLPIKTKFVERQEYGG; from the coding sequence ATGTTAATGCCAAAGAGGGTAAAACACCGTAAAGAGCAGCGCGGCAGGATGAGAGGAATCGCCTATCGCGGACGTGATGTTTCTTTCGGTGAATATGGACTTGCGGCCCTGGAGCCGGGCTGGATCACCGACCGTCAAATCGAGGCGGCCCGTGTGGCCATAACCCGTCATGTCAAGAGAAGCGGGAGGGTCTGGATTCGGATTTTTCCTGCGAAACCGGTTACAGTGAAGCCGGCAGAAACCCGTATGGGCAAAGGCAAGGGCGCGCCGGATCATTGGGTGGCGGTGGTGAAACCCGGAAGGGTATTGTTCGAGATGGAAGGGGTTGACATAAGTGTGGCGAAAGAAGCGATGCGTCTTGCGTCGCACAAACTCCCGATTAAAACCAAGTTTGTTGAACGACAGGAGTATGGGGGATAA
- the rpsC gene encoding 30S ribosomal protein S3, protein MGQKTHPVGFRLGISKTWDSRWFSERDFKKNLEEDLTLRKYVVKRLNRAGISKVEIERRTSNQITVNIHTARPGIVIGRKGMEVDKLRDELKLLTKKDIFLNIIEVKHPELEAKLVADSIARQLEQRVSFRRAMKKAVTSAMRLGAEGIRVACSGRLGGAEMARRERYLVGRVPLHTLRADIDYATSTSFTTYGTIGVKVWISKGEVLNLQGISK, encoded by the coding sequence TTGGGACAGAAGACACATCCTGTAGGCTTCAGGCTGGGAATTTCAAAGACATGGGATTCGCGGTGGTTCAGCGAGCGGGATTTCAAGAAAAATCTCGAAGAAGATTTGACCCTGCGTAAGTATGTAGTAAAACGTCTAAACCGCGCGGGAATTTCCAAGGTGGAGATTGAAAGGCGCACCTCTAACCAGATAACCGTGAACATTCATACGGCGCGGCCGGGAATTGTCATCGGACGGAAAGGTATGGAGGTGGACAAGCTGCGGGATGAGCTGAAGCTTCTGACCAAAAAAGATATTTTTCTCAATATCATCGAGGTGAAGCACCCCGAACTCGAAGCAAAACTGGTTGCGGACAGCATTGCCCGTCAGCTCGAACAGCGTGTCAGCTTCCGCCGCGCCATGAAAAAGGCGGTAACTTCCGCCATGCGTCTCGGCGCCGAAGGCATCCGTGTAGCATGTTCCGGGAGGCTGGGGGGAGCGGAAATGGCCCGCCGCGAGCGCTACCTGGTGGGGAGGGTTCCTCTTCATACCCTCAGGGCGGATATCGATTATGCCACATCGACATCGTTCACCACATACGGCACGATTGGCGTAAAGGTGTGGATATCCAAAGGCGAAGTACTCAATCTGCAGGGGATTTCGAAGTAA
- the rplV gene encoding 50S ribosomal protein L22 — MQAVAKARFIRGSARKMRQVMDLVRGKKVEEALNILRFTRKKSAAALEKVVRSAVANAQNVYGDKIHDPNKLTITEAMCDDGPMMKRIMARAMGRAYRIRKRTCHMKIVVVAEE, encoded by the coding sequence ATGCAGGCTGTTGCAAAAGCGCGATTTATCAGGGGTTCAGCCCGTAAGATGCGGCAGGTCATGGACCTGGTGCGGGGCAAGAAAGTGGAGGAGGCGCTGAATATTCTCCGGTTCACCCGCAAGAAAAGCGCCGCAGCGCTGGAAAAAGTGGTGAGAAGCGCAGTGGCGAACGCCCAGAATGTGTATGGCGATAAGATTCATGACCCGAACAAGCTCACCATAACCGAAGCCATGTGTGATGACGGACCGATGATGAAGCGGATCATGGCTCGTGCCATGGGAAGAGCATATCGGATACGAAAAAGAACGTGTCACATGAAAATAGTGGTAGTTGCCGAAGAGTAA
- the rpsS gene encoding 30S ribosomal protein S19, with translation MARSVKKGPFVDDHLVKKLHDLNRRGEKKVIKTWSRRSTITPEFIGHTVAVHNGNKFVPVYVTENMVGHKLGEFAPTRTYRGHGGRIVERAISLK, from the coding sequence ATGGCGCGGTCGGTAAAAAAGGGACCGTTTGTAGATGATCATTTAGTGAAGAAACTGCATGACCTGAACAGAAGAGGCGAAAAAAAGGTCATCAAGACATGGTCAAGGCGTTCGACCATAACTCCCGAGTTTATCGGCCACACCGTGGCGGTTCATAATGGAAACAAGTTTGTGCCGGTTTATGTGACTGAGAATATGGTGGGACACAAACTCGGTGAGTTTGCTCCCACCCGGACATATCGCGGTCACGGCGGAAGGATTGTTGAACGCGCCATTTCCCTTAAATAA
- the rplB gene encoding 50S ribosomal protein L2, whose translation MAVRTYNPVTPSRRFMSTSDFSDITCTTPEKSLLAPLSSSGGRNSNGRITVRRRGGGHKQFYRIIDFKRDKIGIPANVDSIQYDPNRSARIALLVYRDGEKRYILAPDGLSVGDVLMSGPEAEIRTGNTLPLLRIPLGSMVHAIEMKPGKGAQVARSAGTGCQIMAREGGMVTIKMPSSELRLFREGCMATVGQVGNLDHSNEVWGKAGKSRWMGHRPKVRGVAMNPHDHPHGGGEGRSSGGRHPVTPWGFPTKGKKTRDKKKQSGKFILKRRQK comes from the coding sequence ATGGCTGTAAGAACATATAATCCGGTTACGCCTTCACGGCGGTTCATGTCCACTTCGGATTTCAGCGATATTACCTGCACTACACCGGAAAAATCCCTTCTTGCGCCGCTCTCCAGTTCCGGCGGCCGGAATTCCAACGGACGGATAACGGTGCGCAGAAGGGGCGGCGGTCATAAGCAATTCTACCGGATCATAGATTTCAAACGGGACAAGATCGGTATCCCGGCTAATGTGGATTCCATCCAGTATGATCCGAATCGTTCAGCCCGCATAGCACTTCTGGTTTACCGTGACGGTGAAAAGAGATACATTCTCGCACCGGACGGATTGAGTGTGGGGGATGTCCTTATGAGCGGTCCCGAAGCCGAGATTCGTACGGGGAATACGCTCCCTCTGTTACGGATTCCCCTCGGCAGCATGGTGCACGCCATCGAGATGAAGCCCGGCAAGGGCGCACAGGTTGCACGCAGCGCCGGAACAGGATGCCAGATCATGGCCCGTGAGGGCGGAATGGTCACAATCAAGATGCCTTCTTCCGAATTGCGTTTATTCCGTGAGGGATGCATGGCCACGGTCGGTCAGGTTGGCAACCTGGACCACTCCAACGAAGTGTGGGGCAAGGCCGGGAAGTCAAGATGGATGGGACACCGTCCCAAAGTCCGTGGGGTGGCGATGAATCCGCATGACCATCCGCACGGCGGAGGCGAAGGAAGATCCTCCGGCGGCCGTCACCCGGTAACACCGTGGGGGTTCCCCACAAAGGGCAAGAAAACCCGTGATAAAAAGAAGCAGTCAGGCAAGTTTATTCTGAAACGCAGACAAAAGTAA